A DNA window from Mesoplasma coleopterae contains the following coding sequences:
- the pgsA gene encoding CDP-diacylglycerol--glycerol-3-phosphate 3-phosphatidyltransferase, whose protein sequence is MNQKQKLNLPNILTLIRLLLVPVVVMLVIANIYHWDKNYIFGENYKLTLTMLLAGIVFIVASITDFLDGYLARKNNQVTDFGKFFDPIADKLLVNSTLILFASSIEIIPVWVTLILILRDIFVDFIRMILSSKNVTLSAGIFGKLKTVFQMIGLSILFFISSFTFEMQVWQEQLVLIPMYIAVAFSLYSGLDYFLKARKNLF, encoded by the coding sequence ATGAATCAAAAACAAAAATTAAATCTGCCTAATATATTAACACTAATAAGACTTTTACTTGTACCTGTTGTTGTTATGCTAGTTATAGCAAACATATATCATTGAGATAAAAATTATATATTTGGAGAAAATTATAAATTAACTCTAACTATGCTATTAGCAGGAATTGTTTTCATAGTAGCAAGCATTACAGATTTTTTAGATGGGTACTTAGCTAGAAAAAACAATCAAGTTACTGATTTTGGAAAATTCTTTGATCCGATAGCTGACAAATTATTAGTTAATTCAACTTTAATTTTATTTGCATCAAGCATTGAAATTATTCCTGTGTGAGTTACTTTAATTTTAATATTAAGAGATATATTTGTAGATTTTATTAGAATGATATTAAGTTCTAAAAATGTAACATTATCAGCAGGAATTTTTGGTAAATTAAAAACTGTATTTCAAATGATTGGATTATCAATTTTATTCTTTATAAGTTCATTTACTTTTGAAATGCAGGTTTGACAAGAGCAATTAGTTTTAATACCAATGTATATTGCTGTAGCATTTAGTTTATATAGTGGTTTAGATTATTTCTTAAAAGCTAGAAAAAATTTATTTTAA